The DNA sequence TTTTGTTCATGATAGTTTCAACCGTATTTTCTCAAGGAAAAGTTTCCGGTACTATTACCGACGACGCGGGTGCAACTTTACCTGGAGCGAATGTTGCTGTTAAAGGTTCTACTAATGGGACTTCAACAGACTTCGATGGTAAATTTACAATCGACGTTAAAACTAGTACGGGAGAATTGGTTATTACCTATTTAGGATACGATTCAAAAACCTTAAAATTTTCAGTTTTAAACGGCGCAACAACTAATTTAGGCGCAATCGTTTTGGAAAGTAATTCAAACGAATTAAGCGAAATTGTTGTAAAAAGTACAGTAGTTGATATCGCAAAAGACAGAAAAACTCCTGTTGCTGTATCGACAATTAAGGCTGCTGAAATCCAGGAAAAACTTGGAACTCAGGAGTTTCCGGAAATCCTAAGAAACACTCCTTCTGTTTATGTAACTAAATCAGGTGGTGGTTTCGGAGATTCAAGAATCAATATTCGTGGTTTTGACCAGAAAAACATTGCCGTTATGATTAACGGTATGCCGGTTAACGATATGGAAAACGGTTCTGTATTCTGGAGTAACTGGGCTGGTTTATCAGATGTTACTTCTGCTATGCAGGTACAAAGAGGTTTAGGTTCTTCTAAACTTGCAACTCCTTCTGTTGGAGGTACGATCAACATCGTAACTAGATCTTCAGACAAAAAAGAAGGTGGATCATTCTCTTCTGGTTTTGGAAATGGAAGAAACTTTAAAGTTCAAGGTTCATACAATACAGGAAAATTAGCAAACGGACTTTCTGCTTCTGTATTATTATCTCAAACAATGGGAGATGGATACATCAACGGTACTCAATTTGAAGGAACAAACTATTTTATTGCATTAGGATACGCTACTAAAAATAACAAACATGACTTTCAGTTTACTTTAACTGGTGCTCCTCAATCACATAGTCAAAGATCTACAGTTTCTACCATTGCAACGTACCAAAAATATGGTTCATTAAGCGATCCGAACATCAGATACAATGCTGATGCAGGATATTTAAATGGTGAAGAATATAACATCAGAAAAAATTACTACCACAAGCCGGTAGCTTCTTTTAACTGGGATTACAAAATCAACGAAACTACAAAATTATCTACAGTGCTTTACGCTTCTATGGGTCGTGGTGCTGGTGCTGGTGCTACTGGTGGTGTTGGAGGATTAATCTACAACAGTCCAGCATTTTTATTGCCTAATGGAATGGTTGACTACGATAAAATACAAGCATGGAACTCTGGTCAGGGAACTGTTAACTTTAACGGAGCAAACCAAACAAGAACACAAATTGGTGGTGTTTACCAAAACAGTTCTTCAACAGGTAGAACAGGGACATCGGCGGCAAATTATGTTTACAATACTACATCAGGTATTTCGCAAACATCATCTATCAACTCACATGACTGGTTCGGTGCTGTAATCAACTTGAACAAAAAATTAACGGAGTCCTTAACTCTTGATTTCGGTCTTGACGCAAGAACTTACACAGGATACCACTTTACAGTAGTAAATGATTTATTAGGTGGAGGTGAATTTTATGACAACAACATTGCTAGTTTAAAACCAGCAGGAAGACACCTTACAAGTACTTACCCAACAGAGGTTCAATGGAATGTTTTCGACAAAAAATCGTACGACAAAATTTCATTTAACAGTACTGGAAAAGTAAAATGGTTAGGTCTTTTTACACAACTAGAATACTCTAAAGATAATTTAACTGTATTTGTTCAGGGAGCTGCTTCTCAACAAGGATTTAAAAGAGAAGATGACTTCGTATATCTTCCAACTGATAAATTAGCTTCTACAAGCTACAAAAACATCTTTGGAGGTAACGTAAAAGGAGGTGCCAACTACAACATTAACGAAAAAAACAATGTTTATGTTAATGCAGGTTATTACTCAAGACAACCTTTCTTTAACTCTGTTTACCCTAACAACAGATCTATCGTAAACCCAAATCTTACTAATGAGAAAATTACTGGATTTGAGGCTGGATACGGTTTCCGTTCAAGACTTTTTAACGCTACAGTAAACGTTTACAACACTACTTGGAACGACAGATACTTAAAAGGTAATGCATTACCAAGCGACAACACTACTTACACAGAATACCTAGGTCTTAACGAGGTACACTCTGGAATTGAAATAGAAGCAAATTCTAATATTACAGAAAAACTAAAAGTTAACGCAATGTTCTCTTATGGAATCTGGGAATACAAAGGAAATGCAACTGTTAATGCTTACTTCCAAGCAGACAACTCACCAGTTACAGGATTTACTGACGTACCAGTTTATATGGACAAAGTAAAAGTTGGTGATGCTGCTCAAATGACAGCTTCTTTGGGAGCTTCTTATGAAGTTTTAACACGAGTAACTATTGATGCTAACTATAATTTTAATGATAAATTATACGCAGGAATTAGCCCAACTAACTTCTCTTCTCCAACAAACAAAGGAGCATTAGAATTACCTTCTTACGGTTTGGTAGATGCTGGTTTCTCTTACAAGATGTTAACTGGAAAAAACAAAGACAAATCTGTTAACTTCAGATTAAACGTAAACAACTTGTTTGATAAGATCTATATTGCTGAGTCAAGAACAAACATTTTCGCAAGCGACAATGTAACTTCAAACGCTGCTGCAGGAACTTATGCTTCTAACAACAGACTTTACAAAGGAATTGCTGACGGTAACCAAGTATTCTTTGGTTTCGGAAGAACTTGGAACTTCACATTACGTTATGATTTCTAATATTTAGAATCTAAATAAATACCAAAAACGGCATTGACTTTTAGTTTAATGCCGTTTTTTTATAGTCCTTTTTTGTTATATTTGTTTTCAACAAAAAAACATTTTATGTACCATTTTATACAAAAACTCCACTCTGGCTGGGCTTATCTGGCATTGTTGGTTTTATTGATTGCCGTTGTAAATGCTATTATTGGCCTTACTTCAAAAAAAGAGTTTACAGCAAAAGACCGTAAAATTGCTTTATTTGCCTTAATCGGAGCACACACCCAACTTTTAATCGGTCTAATTCTTTATTTTGTATCTCCTTTAGGGAAAGCTGCTTTTGGACAAATGTCTAATGCCGAACTTAGATTAACTTCATTAGAACACCCGCTAATCAATATTATTGCTATTGCTTTGATAACTATTGGTTGGTCAAAACATAAAAAACTTATCAATAGCACATCAAAATTTAAAACATTTGCTATTTTTTACGGATTAGGATTATTACTAATCTTTAGCAGAATACCATGGAACCTTTGGTTTCAATAAAAAAAATTAAGTCCTAAAAAATAGGACTTTTTTTATCTCGGCATATTATTTGTACAAACTCCCCAAGTCTGAAAAAAATAAACTATGAGAATTAAAAAAAACATTTTAATCCCTTCACTTACATTACTTTTTTTAAGTTGTTTTACTTATGTCATAAGTCAAACGAAACCCACTACAGAACCTAAAATCATTCAGGATACTGTAAAAAATATAAAACCGAATATAATTGCAATCCCAACAGATTCTGTTTTTACTGACAAAGGTTTAAAATTAAAGCCGTATAAGAAAAATGCACATGCCTCCTACTACGCCGACCGTTTTAACGGAAAAAAGACAGCCAATGGAAGCCGATTCAGTAACAGTGCCTATACTGCAGCGCATAAAAAACTTCCCTTCGGAACAAGAATAAAAGTTACAAATGAAGCCAACGGAAAATTTGTAATTGTAAAGGTTACAGATCGCGGTCCATTTGTTAGAACCAGAGAACTCGATTTATCAAAAAGAGCCTTTATGGAAATCACCAAAAGCAAAGGTGCCGGTGCCATGAAAGTCACAATCGAAACTATAATAGAATAAAAAATAGCCGTCTCACAACAGAGACGGCTATTTTTTTTTACGAATACTGCAAAAGCAATAAATAACAAAGTTTAAATTATATAAGAAAATAAAGTTTAGCTTAACATGAACTCACATCACTTATATGGTTTAAAAAAAGTTTAATGTTTCACAAAAATATCTGTTTACCAACTGCAAACTTATTCCTTAAACCAACTTCCTGATGCTCATTATCACACCCGTGTGAATTCCTTCATGAAAGTTATTGAAGCTAAACGCATCCTCTATATTATGAAGCGTAAATCCGATACTTGTTGTATATTCCTGATATCCTTTGAAAAGCTGATTCTCAAAATCTAAAATAGCCTGATCAAAAGTTTCCTGAAGCAATTTTCGCACCTCATCAACTTCAGCTTGTGAAACATCACCTTCGGGTTTAGTGTCTTTTCTGTATTTGGCAATAAATTCATCTGAAACCTTCATTGGTAAACCTGACAATTTATACAATAAAACCTGCTGTGTAGCGACACAATGCGCCATATTCCAAATCAAATTATTACTAAAACCGTCCGGAATTTTATTCAACTGTTCTAGCGAATGACCGTCCAAAACCTTTAAAAGAACGTTTCTTATCGTTCTGTGTACTTCAAAAACTGAATTCATAATTGTAATTTTTTTATAAAATTAGGCATTTTTATATTTCAAATGAATTTTCTTTGTACTCAATTAAATTTAGAAATCATGAACAAAATATATTACCTGGCTTCTTGCGACACTTGCAGAAAAATCATCAAAAACCTACCTAAAGACAACAATTTGGTTTTTCACGACATCAAGCAAAATCCGATAACCGAAGCAGAACTAGAAGAAATGTATCAGCTTTCGGGGAGTTACGAAGCTTTGTTCAGTAAAAAAGCACAGCTGTACAAATCGATGGATTTGAAAAACAAAGCATTGACCGAAGCCGATTTTAAAAAATACATCCTCGAGCATTATACTTTCATAAGCCGCCCGGTTTTTATTATAGATGGTAAAATTTATGTCGGCAACACGCAGCAAAATATCTTGCAGGTGATGAAAGCTTTGGAATAAAAGCCCGTCAAAAACAACCTTCACAAAACTTACCCACGAATTTCACAAATAAAACCCACCCGGAATTTGTGAAATTCGATCTTTTCTAACATTGAATCGTTCACATTCGTGAAATTCGTGGTAAAAAATTGTAAAATCTGTTGTAGGCAACAGATT is a window from the Flavobacterium cupriresistens genome containing:
- a CDS encoding arsenate reductase family protein, whose product is MNKIYYLASCDTCRKIIKNLPKDNNLVFHDIKQNPITEAELEEMYQLSGSYEALFSKKAQLYKSMDLKNKALTEADFKKYILEHYTFISRPVFIIDGKIYVGNTQQNILQVMKALE
- a CDS encoding septal ring lytic transglycosylase RlpA family protein, translating into MRIKKNILIPSLTLLFLSCFTYVISQTKPTTEPKIIQDTVKNIKPNIIAIPTDSVFTDKGLKLKPYKKNAHASYYADRFNGKKTANGSRFSNSAYTAAHKKLPFGTRIKVTNEANGKFVIVKVTDRGPFVRTRELDLSKRAFMEITKSKGAGAMKVTIETIIE
- a CDS encoding TonB-dependent receptor is translated as MKTMKNWLLTGLLFMIVSTVFSQGKVSGTITDDAGATLPGANVAVKGSTNGTSTDFDGKFTIDVKTSTGELVITYLGYDSKTLKFSVLNGATTNLGAIVLESNSNELSEIVVKSTVVDIAKDRKTPVAVSTIKAAEIQEKLGTQEFPEILRNTPSVYVTKSGGGFGDSRINIRGFDQKNIAVMINGMPVNDMENGSVFWSNWAGLSDVTSAMQVQRGLGSSKLATPSVGGTINIVTRSSDKKEGGSFSSGFGNGRNFKVQGSYNTGKLANGLSASVLLSQTMGDGYINGTQFEGTNYFIALGYATKNNKHDFQFTLTGAPQSHSQRSTVSTIATYQKYGSLSDPNIRYNADAGYLNGEEYNIRKNYYHKPVASFNWDYKINETTKLSTVLYASMGRGAGAGATGGVGGLIYNSPAFLLPNGMVDYDKIQAWNSGQGTVNFNGANQTRTQIGGVYQNSSSTGRTGTSAANYVYNTTSGISQTSSINSHDWFGAVINLNKKLTESLTLDFGLDARTYTGYHFTVVNDLLGGGEFYDNNIASLKPAGRHLTSTYPTEVQWNVFDKKSYDKISFNSTGKVKWLGLFTQLEYSKDNLTVFVQGAASQQGFKREDDFVYLPTDKLASTSYKNIFGGNVKGGANYNINEKNNVYVNAGYYSRQPFFNSVYPNNRSIVNPNLTNEKITGFEAGYGFRSRLFNATVNVYNTTWNDRYLKGNALPSDNTTYTEYLGLNEVHSGIEIEANSNITEKLKVNAMFSYGIWEYKGNATVNAYFQADNSPVTGFTDVPVYMDKVKVGDAAQMTASLGASYEVLTRVTIDANYNFNDKLYAGISPTNFSSPTNKGALELPSYGLVDAGFSYKMLTGKNKDKSVNFRLNVNNLFDKIYIAESRTNIFASDNVTSNAAAGTYASNNRLYKGIADGNQVFFGFGRTWNFTLRYDF
- a CDS encoding DinB family protein, translating into MNSVFEVHRTIRNVLLKVLDGHSLEQLNKIPDGFSNNLIWNMAHCVATQQVLLYKLSGLPMKVSDEFIAKYRKDTKPEGDVSQAEVDEVRKLLQETFDQAILDFENQLFKGYQEYTTSIGFTLHNIEDAFSFNNFHEGIHTGVIMSIRKLV